Sequence from the Fibrobacter sp. genome:
AGAGAAGCGCCACCACCGGTAGAAGTGTGGGTGACCTTCTTGTCTGCGCCGTACTTCTTAGCTGCAGTTGCGGTATCGCCACCACCGATCACGGTGATTGCGCCGGCTGCGGTAGCTTCGACGATAGCGTCAGCCATAGCCTTGGTAGCCTTTTCGAATGCTTCGAATTCGAACACGCCTGCAGGGCCGTTCCAAACGATGGTCTTGGAGGACTTGATAGCGTCAACGAAGAGCTTGGTGGATTCTGCACCAACGTCGAGGCCCATCCAGCCAGCCGGAATGCCTTCAGCGTCAGAAACGCACTTGGTAGCAGCGTCAGCAGCGAACTTGTCAGCAGCAACGTAGTCAACCGGGAGGATGATTTCCTTGCCAGCTGCCTTAGCCTTAGCAACCAGTTCCGGAACCAGCTTTGCGCCTTCTTCGTCAAACAGAGAAGAACCGATTTCAATGTTGTTCATGACCTTCTTGAAGGTGAATGCCATGCCGCCGCCGATGATGATCTTGTCAGCCTTGTCCAGGAGGTTGTTGATGAGCTGGATCTTGTCTGCAACCTTAGCACCGCCGAGGATTGCGAGGAAGGGACGCGGGGGGTTGTTGAGAACCTGGTCGAATGCCTTGAGTTCCTTGTTCATGAGGAAACCGGCAGCGCGCTGCGGCAGTTCAACACCAGCCATGGAGGAGTGTGCGCGGTGTGCAGTACCGAATGCGTCGTTAACATAAACGTCAGCGAGCTTGGTGAGAGAAGCGCGGAATGCCTTGACAGCTTCCTTGTCAGCCTTGATCTTTTCTTCGGTGCCGTCAGCGTTCTTGACCTTGCGCTTGCCTTCTTCTTCGATGTGGAAGCGGAGGTTTTCGAGGAGGATGATGTCACCCGGCTTTGCAGCAGCGCAAGCAGCTTCAACTTCTGCACCAACGCAGTCAGAGAGGAACTTAACCGGCTTGCCGATGAGTTCTTCGAGCTTCTTAGCAACCGGAGCGAGAGTGAACTTCGGGTTCACTTCACCGTTCGGGCGGCCGAGGTGAGAAGCGAGAACAACGGAAGCACCCTTATCAAGAGCGTACTTGATAGTGGGGAGAGCAGCTTCGATACGCTTGGTGTTGGTGATTTCACCAGTGACCTTGTCCTGCGGAACGTTGAAGTCAACACGGATGAACACGCGCTTGCCAGCGAGTTCGAGATCTTCAATAGAAAGCTTTGCCATGATTAGCACCTTCTGGTTAGAGTTAAAATTTACGGGTGGAAATATAGCAAAAGGCAAGTCTTACGGCAAAATTCAAGCCCAAAATCGCCTCCACTTTTGTTTGTAAACTTAAATTTACATAGCGGTTTATTTTCGTTACTTATAAAAAACATATATGGCCATTTAACGTTCCCGATTT
This genomic interval carries:
- the pgk gene encoding phosphoglycerate kinase gives rise to the protein MAKLSIEDLELAGKRVFIRVDFNVPQDKVTGEITNTKRIEAALPTIKYALDKGASVVLASHLGRPNGEVNPKFTLAPVAKKLEELIGKPVKFLSDCVGAEVEAACAAAKPGDIILLENLRFHIEEEGKRKVKNADGTEEKIKADKEAVKAFRASLTKLADVYVNDAFGTAHRAHSSMAGVELPQRAAGFLMNKELKAFDQVLNNPPRPFLAILGGAKVADKIQLINNLLDKADKIIIGGGMAFTFKKVMNNIEIGSSLFDEEGAKLVPELVAKAKAAGKEIILPVDYVAADKFAADAATKCVSDAEGIPAGWMGLDVGAESTKLFVDAIKSSKTIVWNGPAGVFEFEAFEKATKAMADAIVEATAAGAITVIGGGDTATAAKKYGADKKVTHTSTGGGASL